Proteins encoded in a region of the Vitis riparia cultivar Riparia Gloire de Montpellier isolate 1030 unplaced genomic scaffold, EGFV_Vit.rip_1.0 scaffold658_pilon_pilon, whole genome shotgun sequence genome:
- the LOC117910233 gene encoding carotenoid 9,10(9',10')-cleavage dioxygenase 1-like: MPEKMAEKEEQGGTGVVVVDPKPSKGFTSKAVDWLEKLIVKLMYDSSQPLHYLSGNFAPVRDETPPCKNLPVIGYLPECLNGEFVRVGSNPKFSPVAGYHWFDGDGMIHGLRIKDGKATYVSRYVRTSRLKQEEYFGGAKFTRIGDLKGLFGLLMVNMQMLRAKLKILDVSYGTGTGNTALVYHHGKLLALSEADKPYVLKVLEDGDLQTLGLLDYDKRLTHSFTAHPKVDPFTGEMFTFGYSHTPPYITYRVISKDGFMHEPVPITISDPIMMHDFAITENYAIFMDLPMYFRPKEMVKEKKLIFSFDATKKARFGVLPRYAKNELHIKWFELPNCFIFHNANAWEEEDEVVLITCRLENPDLDLVGRDVKEKLENFANELYEMRFNMKTGIASQRKLSASSVDFPRVNESYTGRKQRYVYGTILDSIAILDSIAKVAGIIKFDLHAEPDTGKSKLEVGGNVQGIFDLVVGRFGSEAVFVPHEPGIISEEDDGYLIFFVHDEKTGKSYVNVIDAKTMSPDPVAIVELPNRVPYGFHAFFVTEEQLKEQAKL, translated from the exons ATGCCGGAGAAGATGGCGGAGAAGGAGGAGCAAGGCGGCACAGGAGTAGTGGTGGTGGATCCGAAGCCGAGTAAGGGGTTCACTTCGAAGGCGGTGGATTGGCTGGAGAAGCTGATAGTGAAGTTGATGTACGATTCTTCACAGCCTCTCCACTACTTGTCTGGAAACTTCGCTCCGGTTCGCGACGAGACTCCGCCGTGCAAGAACCTTCCGGTCATTGGGTATCTTCCG GAGTGCCTGAATGGAGAGTTTGTCAGGGTTGGCTCCAACCCTAAGTTTTCCCCTGTGGCTGGATATCATTG GTTTGATGGAGATGG CATGATTCATGGTTTGCGCATCAAAGATGGAAAAGCTACATATGTCTCACGTTATGTTAGAACATCACGTCTTAAACAAGAAGAGTATTTTGGAGGAGCAAAATTCACGAGG ATTGGTGATCTTAAGGGCCTGTTTGGATTGCTTATGGTTAACATGCAAATGCTGAgagcaaaattgaaaatattggaTGTTTCATATGGAACTGGGACAG GTAATACAGCTCTAGTGTATCACCATGGTAAGCTTTTGGCACTTTCGGAGGCTGATAAACCTT ATGTCCTAAAAGTTTTGGAAGATGGAGATCTGCAAACCCTGGGCTTGCTGGATTATGATAAGAGATTGACCCATTCCTTCACTGCTCATCCAAAGGTCGACCCCTTCACTG GTGAAATGTTTACCTTTGGCTATTCACATACACCTCCTTATATTACATACAGAGTTATCTCGAAGGATGGTTTCATGCATGAGCCAGTGCCGATAACAATTTCAGATCCTATCATGATGCATGATTTTGCCATTACTGAGAATTATGCAATTTTCATGGATCTTCCTATGTACTTCAGACCAAAG GAAatggtgaaagaaaaaaagctaATATTCTCATTTGATGCAACTAAAAAGGCTCGTTTTGGTGTACTTCCTCGATATGCAAAGAATGAGCTCCACATTAAATGGTTTGAGCTTCCAAATTGCTTCATATTCCACAATG CCAATGCTTGGGAGGAGGAGGACGAAGTTGTTTTAATCACCTGCCGCCTTGAAAATCCAGATTTAGACCTGGTTGGCAGGGATGTTAAAGAAAAGCTTGAAAATTTTGCAAATGAGCT GTATGAGATGAGATTCAACATGAAAACGGGTATTGCGTCACAGAGAAAACTATCAGCATCTTCTGTGGATTTTCCAAGGGTGAATGAGAGCTACACTGGCAG GAAACAACGATATGTATATGGAACCATACTGGACAGCATAGCCATACTGGACAGCATAGCCAAGGTGGCGGGCATTATCAAGTTTGATCTGCATGCTGAACCCGACACCGGAAAATCAAAGCTTGAAGTTGGAGGGAACGTTCAAGGCATTTTTGACTTGGTTGTCGGTAGATTTGGTTCAGAAGCTGTCTTTGTCCCTCATGAGCCCGGTATCATCTCTGAAGAAGATGATGGCTACTTGATATTCTTCGTCCATGACGAGAAAACCGG AAAATCATACGTGAATGTAATCGATGCAAAAACGATGTCGCCCGATCCTGTTGCCATTGTTGAACTACCCAATAGAGTTCCATACGGTTTTCATGCCTTCTTTGTCACAGAG GAGCAACTCAAAGAACAAGCAAAACTTTGA
- the LOC117910227 gene encoding uncharacterized protein LOC117910227, which yields MREMSYVLPGWEGSASDSRILDNALMRDFDKLIVPQGKYYLADAGFHLKTGFLTPYRSTCYHLKEYSVHQPENAREVFNLRHSSLRNAIERAFGVLKKRFPIITSGTEPHYPVDTQSDIILGCCILHNYLMGVDSDERLIAEVDRELFSEEVEFESMVLSLAEKCKEGEILREKIAMDMWKDYNRNR from the exons atgagGGAGATG TCATATGTTTTACCTGGTTGGGAAGGATCTGCATCAGACTCGAGAATCCTAGATAATGCATTAATGagagattttgataaattgattGTTCCACAAG GTAAATATTATTTGGCTGATGCGggttttcatctaaaaactgGATTTCTTACCCCATATAGAAGCACTTGTTACCATTTAAAAGAGTATAGTGTTCATCAACCAGAAAATGCTCGAGAGGTTTTCAACCTTCGACACTCATCCTTGAGAAATGCAATTGAAAGAGCATTTGGTGTTTTAAAGAAAAGGTTTCCAATAATAACTAGTGGGACGGAGCCACATTACCCTGTTGACACACAATCTGATATTATACTAGGATGTTGTATCCTCCATAACTATCTCATGGGTGTTGATTCAGATGAAAGATTAATAGCAGAGGTCGATAGAGAGCTTTTTAGCGAAGAAGTGGAGTTTGAATCAATGGTCTTGAGTTTAGCTGAAAAATGCAAGGAAGGAGAAATCTTAAGGGAGAAAATAGCCATGGATATGTGGAAAGATTACAATAGAAACCGTTGA
- the LOC117910234 gene encoding putative disease resistance protein RGA3: MAEQIPFSLIEKLLMTLGSSIYGEIGLMYGVRNELGKLQEKLSMIKAVLVDAEEQQQRSHAVATWVQRLKDVVYDADDLFDDFATEELRRKTDVQGRFAGQ; the protein is encoded by the coding sequence ATGGCCGAACAAATTCCATTCAGTCTTATTGAGAAGCTTTTGATGACGCTGGGGTCTTCTATTTACGGAGAAATTGGGTTGATGTATGGTGTCCGAAACGAGCTGGGAAAGCTTCAGGAGAAACTGTCCATGATCAAAGCTGTACTTGTTGATGCTGAGGAGCAGCAGCAGAGGAGCCATGCTGTAGCAACTTGGGTGCAGAGGCTTAAAGATGTTGTTTATGATGCTGATGACTTGTTCGATGACTTTGCAACTGAAGAGTTACGGAGAAAAACGGATGTGCAGGGAAGATTTGCTGGACAA